In Patescibacteria group bacterium, a genomic segment contains:
- a CDS encoding S-methyl-5'-thioadenosine phosphorylase yields the protein MTNVDIAIIGGSGFYQLLDKAKEIKIETPYGFPSDKIAVGEMTGRQVIFLPRHGKHHQFPPHKIPYKANLWALKKLGVQRIISLTACGSLQKQIKRGDFVVIDQFVDRTSGRQATFFDGPKTVHISTAYPYCPEINKIAYEISLKQGLRVHRKGTLVIVEGPRFSTKAESEWFTKMGWDIINMTGYPEVALAKELEICYSSIAIVTDYDVGIVAWEKLPPVSTDEIMQVFGENIAEAKKLVREMIKKIPKSRTCECGDALKEARI from the coding sequence ATGACGAATGTGGACATTGCGATCATCGGCGGTTCGGGATTTTATCAACTGTTGGATAAAGCTAAGGAAATAAAAATTGAAACACCTTACGGCTTTCCTTCGGACAAAATCGCCGTGGGTGAAATGACCGGGCGGCAAGTCATTTTTTTACCGCGTCATGGTAAGCATCACCAGTTTCCTCCTCACAAAATCCCCTATAAGGCCAATCTTTGGGCTTTAAAAAAACTCGGCGTGCAAAGAATTATTTCCCTGACCGCCTGTGGTTCTCTTCAAAAACAAATTAAAAGAGGGGATTTTGTTGTCATTGATCAGTTTGTTGATAGAACCTCCGGCCGGCAAGCAACTTTCTTTGATGGGCCAAAAACGGTTCATATTTCTACTGCTTATCCTTACTGTCCGGAAATCAACAAAATAGCCTACGAGATTAGTTTAAAACAAGGATTACGGGTTCATCGGAAGGGAACCCTGGTAATTGTTGAAGGCCCTCGGTTTTCCACCAAAGCCGAAAGCGAATGGTTCACCAAAATGGGCTGGGATATTATTAATATGACCGGCTATCCAGAAGTTGCTTTGGCTAAAGAACTGGAAATATGTTATAGTTCGATTGCCATCGTGACCGATTATGATGTTGGCATAGTTGCTTGGGAAAAATTACCACCGGTCTCCACTGATGAGATTATGCAAGTTTTTGGAGAAAATATTGCTGAAGCAAAAAAATTAGTCAGAGAGATGATCAAAAAAATACCCAAAAGTCGTACGTGTGAGTGTGGAGATGCCCTTAAAGAAGCTAGGATTTAA
- a CDS encoding carbohydrate kinase family protein, translating into MKVIITGSLAFDLIMNFPGKFGDHILPEKIHEINLSFLVEKLQKQYGGTAGNIAYNLALLGLRPTVLATAGYDFAEYKSELEKVGVDTSMISIIEAEPTASAFIFTDMVDNQITGFYPGAMRASAQFQISNFKFQIGQTPFVVISPNEPKAMNNHVNNCLKLNLPYMFDPGMQLPRLSDKDLKLGIEGAKIVTGNDYEIALIRNRFRPARRSLGAGGESIGQTISQVWITTLGDKGSIVEADGKTYKIPPAKPREVLDPTGAGDAYRAGFLAGFLRGLPLKTCGKMGSIAAVYTVEKYGTTTHKFTVEEFKNRYQENFREDLKWRILTLKTRLSPFWEN; encoded by the coding sequence ATGAAAGTAATTATTACCGGTTCTTTAGCCTTTGATTTAATTATGAATTTTCCGGGTAAATTTGGCGACCATATTTTACCTGAAAAAATTCATGAGATTAACCTCTCTTTTTTAGTCGAGAAATTGCAAAAACAGTACGGCGGGACCGCCGGCAATATTGCTTATAATTTAGCACTACTCGGTTTAAGACCTACCGTTTTAGCCACGGCCGGTTATGATTTTGCTGAATATAAAAGTGAACTAGAAAAAGTTGGTGTTGACACTTCAATGATATCAATCATTGAAGCAGAACCAACTGCCTCGGCTTTTATTTTTACGGACATGGTTGATAACCAAATTACCGGTTTTTACCCGGGAGCCATGCGTGCAAGCGCACAATTTCAAATTTCAAATTTCAAATTTCAAATTGGACAAACTCCTTTTGTTGTCATATCTCCGAATGAACCAAAAGCCATGAATAACCATGTTAACAATTGTCTTAAATTGAATCTGCCATATATGTTTGACCCGGGGATGCAGTTACCGAGATTATCAGACAAAGATTTAAAATTAGGAATTGAGGGAGCGAAAATTGTCACTGGAAATGATTATGAAATAGCCTTAATTCGCAACCGATTCCGGCCTGCCCGCCGAAGCCTCGGCGCAGGCGGGGAATCAATAGGTCAAACTATATCTCAAGTCTGGATAACAACATTAGGAGACAAGGGATCGATCGTCGAAGCTGACGGAAAAACGTACAAAATACCACCAGCCAAACCGCGCGAAGTTCTTGATCCAACCGGGGCCGGTGATGCTTATCGGGCAGGATTTCTGGCCGGTTTTCTTCGTGGACTACCTTTAAAGACTTGTGGTAAAATGGGGAGCATCGCGGCAGTTTACACTGTCGAAAAATACGGAACAACAACTCATAAATTTACCGTGGAAGAATTTAAAAATCGTTATCAAGAAAATTTTAGAGAGGATTTAAAATGGCGAATTTTGACATTAAAGACCCGTCTTTCTCCGTTTTGGGAAAATTGA
- the ybeY gene encoding rRNA maturation RNase YbeY, producing the protein MANVLIQSESRFLINRASLREEVEKFLVERKIKNEIEVSLSIVGDRKMRALNKKYRQHDYTTPVLTFSLEEGKPFVTPPDRVLRIGDIVISYPQAVLLAGAENKLVDQKIGELVCHGLSNLFGLEQ; encoded by the coding sequence GTGGCTAACGTTCTTATTCAGAGCGAATCAAGATTTTTAATCAATCGTGCGTCTTTAAGGGAAGAGGTCGAAAAATTCTTAGTGGAGAGAAAAATCAAAAACGAGATCGAAGTGAGTCTTAGTATTGTCGGCGACCGTAAGATGCGAGCCTTGAATAAAAAATATCGTCAGCACGACTATACCACTCCGGTTTTGACCTTTTCCCTTGAGGAAGGGAAGCCTTTTGTGACACCGCCGGACAGGGTTTTACGTATCGGCGACATCGTCATTTCTTATCCGCAGGCAGTGTTACTAGCCGGCGCCGAAAATAAACTGGTAGATCAAAAAATCGGCGAGTTAGTTTGTCATGGCCTGTCCAATTTATTCGGCCTGGAACAATAA
- the rpsU gene encoding 30S ribosomal protein S21, which yields MAVVKAQPGDTADSLIRKFSKKVAAEGILQDLKKREFYQKPSEVRKEEKKERERRKYSHKTYGQWSSR from the coding sequence ATGGCCGTGGTTAAGGCTCAACCGGGAGATACGGCGGACTCGCTGATCAGAAAATTCAGTAAAAAAGTCGCCGCCGAAGGAATCCTGCAAGATCTAAAAAAAAGAGAATTTTATCAAAAGCCGTCAGAGGTCAGAAAAGAAGAAAAAAAAGAACGGGAGAGGAGAAAGTACAGTCATAAAACTTATGGACAATGGTCTTCTCGATAA
- a CDS encoding YbaB/EbfC family nucleoid-associated protein: MINPLKGLGDLKAMRDQAMQIQQSLAQEVITIERDGVKIEITGDQKIQSVMVDGAQDRRLLEALNEAIKKSQELAAKKLQEMSGGLGGLLG, translated from the coding sequence ATGATTAATCCTTTAAAAGGTTTGGGTGATTTAAAAGCCATGCGAGATCAAGCGATGCAGATTCAGCAAAGTCTGGCGCAGGAAGTCATAACGATTGAAAGAGACGGGGTCAAAATCGAAATTACCGGTGATCAGAAAATTCAATCGGTGATGGTTGACGGCGCCCAGGATAGAAGGCTTTTAGAAGCCCTAAATGAAGCCATTAAAAAATCCCAGGAATTGGCCGCCAAAAAACTTCAGGAAATGAGTGGCGGTTTGGGAGGACTTTTGGGATGA
- a CDS encoding adenine phosphoribosyltransferase, with translation MSKLNLRSKIMDIPDFPQKGIVFRDLTPLLLDPVYFDEALKQMLGKISKTKFTKVLAIESRGYIFGSLIAQKRKVGFVPVRKLNKLLPRKVISEKYQLEYGIDGVKIHADALKKGEKVLIVDDLVATGGTALAAAKLVEKAGGKVTAFLFLNELTYLHPRKRLKDYKIISLIKL, from the coding sequence ATGTCTAAACTCAATCTTCGTTCTAAAATCATGGATATTCCTGATTTTCCCCAAAAGGGAATCGTTTTTCGTGACCTGACCCCCTTGCTTTTAGATCCTGTCTATTTCGACGAAGCTTTAAAACAAATGCTTGGTAAAATCTCTAAAACCAAATTTACTAAAGTTTTGGCCATTGAGTCCCGCGGGTATATTTTCGGTTCTTTAATCGCTCAAAAAAGAAAAGTCGGTTTTGTGCCGGTGCGTAAACTAAATAAACTTCTGCCGAGAAAAGTTATTAGCGAAAAATATCAGTTAGAATACGGAATCGACGGCGTTAAAATTCACGCTGACGCTCTCAAAAAAGGAGAAAAAGTCTTAATCGTTGATGACCTGGTAGCTACCGGCGGGACAGCTTTGGCCGCAGCCAAACTGGTGGAGAAAGCCGGTGGGAAAGTGACCGCTTTTCTTTTTCTTAATGAATTAACTTATCTTCATCCCCGAAAAAGACTAAAAGATTATAAAATCATCTCCCTGATAAAATTATGA
- the dnaX gene encoding DNA polymerase III subunit gamma/tau has translation MVLYRKYRPQKIAEIDNPEVREKLEKILSSGRPPHAFLFSGPKGTGKTSSARIIAKSLNCEKNNGKGEPCNRCSTCLSITNGTNLDILEIDAASNRGIDEIRDLRDKIRLAPAGARKKIYIIDEVHMLTTEAFNALLKTLEEPPEHALFVLCTTNAEKLPETIVSRCRQIDFKKAGISDLLQSLKRAKRGEEREIDEKALEQIAQLADGSYRDAHKLLEEVLTAYPRAKITDEMVQKVLGEKKIGGNLFGWIPTHDAKQGLEMIGLMAEKGVDFKFLNQTILETLHAHLLKKYGLTQENFPYQEPLENLEISDLKILINLFSKAGQELKNTSIPELPLEMAVVEWCGGQEKAGPAKAEFPQPIVEMSSPEPKPSPQIKVSGDNQQISEIETRWEEILTAVKPYNHSVAGLLRSCQPGAYDGETLVLNVFYKFHYERLSETKIRELLEKVIEELFGKKIKVFPKLKEKEVL, from the coding sequence ATGGTTCTTTACCGAAAATACCGACCGCAAAAAATTGCCGAAATTGATAACCCCGAAGTTCGGGAGAAATTAGAAAAGATTTTATCTTCAGGTAGGCCCCCCCACGCTTTTTTATTTTCCGGACCTAAAGGAACCGGGAAAACCTCATCCGCCAGAATTATCGCTAAAAGTCTTAATTGCGAGAAAAATAATGGTAAAGGCGAACCTTGCAATCGTTGCTCCACCTGTCTTTCCATCACCAACGGCACGAATTTGGATATTTTAGAAATTGATGCCGCCTCAAATCGCGGCATTGATGAAATCAGAGATTTGCGCGACAAGATTAGGTTGGCGCCTGCCGGAGCCAGGAAAAAAATTTACATTATTGACGAGGTCCACATGCTGACAACAGAAGCCTTTAACGCTCTTTTAAAAACCCTCGAAGAGCCGCCGGAACACGCTCTTTTTGTTCTTTGCACGACTAACGCGGAAAAACTGCCCGAAACCATCGTCTCGCGTTGCCGGCAAATTGATTTTAAAAAAGCCGGAATTTCGGATCTTCTCCAGTCGCTCAAAAGGGCCAAAAGGGGAGAGGAAAGAGAGATTGACGAGAAGGCCCTAGAACAAATTGCGCAATTAGCCGATGGCAGTTATCGCGACGCCCATAAGCTTTTGGAGGAGGTTTTGACCGCTTATCCCAGAGCCAAGATTACTGACGAAATGGTGCAAAAAGTGTTAGGAGAGAAGAAGATTGGCGGCAATCTTTTTGGTTGGATACCGACCCATGACGCGAAACAGGGCCTAGAGATGATTGGTTTAATGGCGGAAAAAGGAGTGGATTTTAAATTTTTAAATCAAACAATTTTAGAGACATTACACGCTCATCTTTTAAAAAAATACGGCTTAACCCAAGAAAATTTCCCTTATCAGGAACCGCTGGAAAATTTAGAAATTAGCGACCTTAAAATCCTAATTAATCTTTTTTCAAAAGCCGGTCAGGAACTTAAAAATACTTCAATTCCCGAGCTTCCTTTGGAGATGGCTGTCGTTGAATGGTGTGGCGGTCAAGAAAAAGCTGGACCGGCCAAAGCGGAATTTCCCCAACCAATCGTTGAAATGTCATCCCCAGAGCCGAAACCTAGCCCGCAAATAAAGGTCTCTGGGGACAATCAGCAGATTTCCGAGATAGAAACCCGTTGGGAGGAGATTTTAACCGCCGTTAAGCCGTATAATCATTCGGTGGCCGGCCTTCTGCGTTCCTGCCAGCCCGGGGCTTATGACGGCGAAACTTTAGTCCTTAATGTGTTTTATAAATTTCACTACGAGCGCTTATCGGAAACAAAAATCAGAGAGCTTTTAGAGAAAGTCATTGAGGAATTATTCGGGAAGAAAATAAAAGTTTTTCCTAAATTAAAAGAAAAGGAGGTGTTGTAA
- a CDS encoding GatB/YqeY domain-containing protein: MDNGLLDKIQQDLERALKERNLEIVRTLRFLLSAIHNLEIEKYPPEKGGVPSSGLPDEDVTAVIAKMAKTHRESIEAFKTGQRADLVKKEEEELSLLQKYLPEALSEEAIKKLVIEAKERGLNDFGQIMKDVMAKVKGKSDGSIVSKIVKEVLGG, encoded by the coding sequence ATGGACAATGGTCTTCTCGATAAAATTCAGCAAGATCTTGAGAGGGCGCTGAAAGAAAGAAACCTAGAAATCGTGAGAACCCTGCGTTTCTTGCTTTCCGCCATTCATAATCTTGAAATCGAAAAATACCCACCGGAAAAAGGTGGCGTTCCTTCCAGTGGTTTACCGGATGAGGACGTCACGGCGGTTATTGCCAAAATGGCCAAAACCCATCGAGAATCGATCGAGGCTTTTAAAACTGGCCAAAGAGCCGACCTAGTTAAGAAGGAAGAAGAAGAATTAAGTCTTTTACAAAAATATTTGCCGGAAGCACTTTCCGAAGAAGCGATTAAAAAATTAGTGATCGAAGCCAAAGAACGCGGGTTAAACGATTTTGGACAAATTATGAAAGACGTGATGGCTAAAGTTAAGGGTAAGAGTGACGGAAGCATCGTTAGCAAAATCGTCAAGGAGGTTCTCGGTGGCTAA
- a CDS encoding adenosylhomocysteinase, with the protein MANFDIKDPSFSVLGKLRIEWTGSHMPVLNLIKERFSKEKPLKNIKIGACLHVTAETANLVLTLKAGGASVALCASNPLSTQDDVAASLATDFGIPVFAKKGEDNKTYYQHLKAVLETHPQITMDDGADLVSEIHKNRKKQISEIYGSSEETTTGVIRLKAMEQDDALKIPVIAVNDSQTKHFFDNRYGTGQSTIDGILRATNLLLAGKNFVVCGYGWCGRGIASRARGMGAKVVITEVDPIKALEAVMDGFEVMTISQAAKIGDIFVTATGDKEVISFKNIEKMKDKAILANSGHFNVEVAVEELEKKAVSKRQVREYVTEYKLRTHNLEPRTIYVLGEGRLINLVAAEGHPPEVMDMSFANQALAAEWILQKRKDLKPIVYTLPEELDRQIASLKLKSMNVEIDKLTPEQKRYLTSWQEGT; encoded by the coding sequence ATGGCGAATTTTGACATTAAAGACCCGTCTTTCTCCGTTTTGGGAAAATTGAGAATTGAATGGACGGGGAGTCACATGCCGGTTTTAAATCTTATTAAGGAACGTTTTTCTAAGGAAAAACCACTTAAAAATATTAAAATCGGTGCTTGTTTACACGTTACGGCCGAAACGGCAAACTTAGTTTTAACTTTAAAAGCCGGAGGAGCCAGTGTTGCTCTTTGTGCTTCAAATCCGCTCTCGACTCAAGATGATGTCGCCGCTTCTTTAGCGACCGATTTTGGGATTCCTGTTTTTGCCAAAAAAGGCGAGGATAATAAAACTTATTACCAACATTTGAAAGCGGTTTTAGAGACCCATCCGCAGATTACGATGGATGACGGAGCCGATTTAGTTTCTGAAATTCATAAAAACAGAAAAAAACAAATTTCAGAAATTTACGGTTCCAGCGAGGAAACAACCACCGGAGTTATTAGGCTTAAGGCCATGGAACAGGACGACGCCTTAAAAATTCCGGTCATTGCCGTTAATGACAGTCAGACAAAACATTTTTTTGATAATCGCTACGGAACCGGTCAATCAACGATTGACGGTATCTTACGAGCCACCAATCTTCTCTTAGCCGGAAAGAACTTTGTTGTTTGTGGTTATGGTTGGTGTGGTCGGGGGATTGCCTCTCGGGCGAGAGGCATGGGAGCTAAAGTTGTTATTACCGAAGTTGATCCTATCAAGGCATTGGAGGCGGTTATGGACGGCTTTGAAGTCATGACGATTAGTCAAGCTGCCAAAATCGGCGATATTTTTGTCACCGCCACCGGCGACAAAGAAGTCATCTCTTTTAAAAATATCGAAAAAATGAAAGACAAAGCGATTTTGGCCAATAGCGGTCATTTTAATGTTGAGGTCGCGGTTGAGGAGTTGGAAAAGAAAGCCGTTTCAAAACGGCAGGTTCGGGAATACGTAACTGAATACAAACTCCGAACTCATAACTTAGAACCCCGAACTATTTATGTTTTAGGTGAGGGCCGTTTAATCAATCTTGTCGCTGCCGAAGGTCATCCGCCGGAAGTTATGGACATGTCGTTTGCGAATCAAGCTTTGGCGGCCGAATGGATATTACAAAAGAGAAAAGACTTAAAACCGATTGTTTATACTTTACCGGAAGAATTAGATCGGCAAATCGCCAGTTTAAAACTTAAAAGCATGAATGTCGAAATTGACAAATTGACGCCTGAACAAAAAAGATACT
- a CDS encoding HIT domain-containing protein yields MSDCLFCQFARKEKPKEFVDENNLVMVFADIHPVAPIHLLIVPKKHITEFIKLDEQDKIIWEELINMVKKMIKKYQLESRGYRIVCNGGGAQLVDHFHIHLMGEITAEKKL; encoded by the coding sequence ATGTCTGATTGCCTTTTTTGTCAGTTTGCCAGAAAAGAAAAACCTAAGGAATTCGTTGACGAAAATAACCTGGTGATGGTTTTTGCCGATATCCATCCCGTGGCGCCAATTCACCTGTTAATCGTCCCGAAAAAACACATCACGGAATTTATTAAACTTGACGAACAAGATAAAATAATTTGGGAAGAATTAATTAACATGGTTAAAAAAATGATTAAAAAATATCAATTAGAAAGTCGTGGTTACAGAATTGTTTGTAACGGCGGCGGAGCGCAACTTGTTGATCATTTTCATATTCATTTAATGGGCGAAATTACAGCCGAAAAGAAACTTTAG